In Candidatus Gastranaerophilales bacterium, one DNA window encodes the following:
- a CDS encoding transcriptional coactivator p15/PC4 family protein — protein MTQKDEPKILATIPRSATEQLQIAINSYKGKSYLDLRIYYTTDDGLNWNPTKKGVTVSPENIELLKDAIDEAMQELLTPAEDE, from the coding sequence ATTCTTGCAACTATACCAAGAAGTGCAACAGAACAGCTTCAAATTGCTATCAATTCTTATAAAGGTAAAAGCTATCTGGATCTGAGAATATATTACACAACAGATGACGGTTTGAATTGGAATCCTACAAAAAAAGGGGTTACGGTTTCTCCTGAAAATATTGAACTTCTAAAAGACGCAATAGATGAGGCAATGCAAGAACTTCTAACTCCGGCTGAAGATGAATAA